GGGTAAATTAATTACATGTGCAATAATGTTAATCTATGCTTGAGTACAATGATTTTAACTGAcgaattttttctttctgtagAAAAAATTTGGCAGATACATTGAAAAAAAGATCTGAAGAAGTAAGTGAGAACCCTATAGTATTATTGATCTCGACaatgttattttgttcaatttaacTTGATTTGACGTGATATGCAGTGTGAAATTTGTTTGAAAGATGAGAATAAAAAGCTTAACAGAATCTACAAGGAGATTAACAATTACCAAGCTTCCCGTGACAAAACTAGAGGTATGTTAGTTGGGTAAGTTTTTCCGATTATAAAGTTCTCGGTTAGTGTCATGACTCATTTGGTTACTTCGATAATGTACTTATCTTTCCATAGatgttttccttaaatttgAAGAGGAAATGGAAAAGTTTAAAGAAtcgagagagaaggaaaatgctTTGGTGGTAGCAATGCGAGAAAACATTAATGAAGCCAATGAATACATAAGAATGAGAAAACAGGTGATTTAATGTTTCAAGAAACTTGTGTTTTTAGAGTCATGGTGCATATTCACATGTGGACattctttttttggaaatgcAGGGTCATGAATATATGAGGATATTGACGAAGATTATCAACTCATGAACTATCTGAAGGGTTTTGAGATACTTGTTGGAGTCAAATAGCATCTCTGCCTGTCAAACGGAAATGTATCCGTGATACATCCCAAGCACCTCCTTCCTCGACACTTCTACTAATTTCCTCAAAATGAAAGCATAGTCCTCTCCATATGGGAACTCTGATGTGAAAAGCTAGACCGGACTTGCTATGCATCACTGTGCATCATATATGCATGGTTTCTACATGTATTCACAGACCCAATTACTCATGTTTAGTTACAAGGTTCTGCGTTTCACTAGATGCAACTGACAGTAGTCTATCAATCAAGAATCTGACTAACAAAACCATGTATGGACACCTTATCTTTGGTCTGCAATCAGTGCCTCAAACATGCCGCAGCTTTCTCGAGAGATTTACCAAGAACATCAGGTGTGGTGTGCAGGTCTTGAAGCAGTGGCACTCAATtaacttctctttcttcagttAAAATGATGCTCTAGTCATTCACAAATGGACGCGGAATCTCTTTCCCTGGAATTATTAGGTTTGTAGATGCTGAGGATGCTTTGGTCAGTGACAATACCCGAGCAGAGATGCCGATAAGTAAAAGAGGCACGGATGCATCCTGAGATGAACGTGTAGCAAATTTATGAGTGAAATCACCTTAGAGAAATCATCTGTTTCCTGAGAGACTCCCCTCCGTGAGCCTCGTTTTTCTTATTCataaaaaccaacaaaaaggCCTTGCATCTAGAGGCAAATCAACCAATTCATATCTTTGTTTCATTTGTAAAGAACCATCCTGCAAGCGTTTCGATCAATCAATGAGCCTCTCCAGATCTCCTTTGGTTCTGTGTCCATTTCTGTCCGATTGATTGTGCCGACTCCAATCTGAACATTGTTACTGTTTTTGGTTTGAGCGGAACTTGGGTTGTGGATTAGCAGGAATCTGGCTTTTGGTTGATTTGGCGTGCTTATCTCGTTGGGTAGAAATCTCCTTGAAAGTTAGCTTAAGCGGTTGATGCCAGAGCATGGACCACCATCGGACGGAGCCCTAGGCCAGGATCATTGCCGTGAATGGTGGCACCATCGCCTTCATCCTGCCTTCGTGATCATCGTGCCTCGTGGGGTTGATCAAGAAAAGGGAGCTTGAGGAGGAAGATTCAGGTTTTTTGGGTACTGAACTTGAGGAGGAGGTGGAATGGCATGCGCTTCAGGTTTTTTGGAACATAAGGAAGAATGTTAGCAAAGAACTCCGCCTTtggaaacaaaaggagaagatTCACACAGGCTTTGAGAATTTGCAAGCGAGAGAGCTTGCGAATCGCACTTGGCTGGCTTGAGTTCGCTTTGCCTTCTCCtcgacttttcttttgttccccttTATATTTAGTAGGCAACAAGATATCGATAAAGCGAATGCGCTCTGTTCACTTATCATGTGTACACCTTAACTTGTAAAGCTTCCCACGTGAGTAAGAAACCCTCAGAGACTATGGCGGTGGCGAGGATGGAAGCGGCAACAAAGAAAGGAGAGTGAGGGAGCTAGAAACCAGAATGTGCGGTATTAGTGTTCACGGATAGCCATGTTGTCCTTACAAGCTACCTTGCTGCAACTTAAAATCTTTTGTGgtgagaaaataatgaagtctCAGTATCTGAAAACCAGTGGAGTTTGAAGACTAGCATTGTTCATGGGTCTCATTTCTATCTGACTCTATCTTGATATATGTTAATAACGTAACCTATTAAACTAATGCAttttattgacataaagaatGTACTTGTTAGTTACCATCCTTCCTCTACGAACTTAATGTATCCTCTTATGATTGCCTATGCATAAATACCTAATAGCTATAAAACATAGATTGCTCTTACCCCAAAGAGTCCCCGTCTTCCCAAATTCTTACCGtgtccttttttgtttcctccGCTTTCTTGTAAGTATTGGTTTCATAACTCTAAATGGATTCAAGAAGGGGTCAGGTCGACGTTGGCTCACCGTAACGTAAGTGGGTCTGTGCAGCTACGAACAAAATATTTACTTATAGGCATTTGGGAAGAGAAATGCTTTTCAAAGCATCTTATAAGATGAGGACATATTGGTTTGCGGTTGTCTTTCACTCTTCATCTGCGAGAAGCATTGAAATTCACCCTTAATGTCGACCCTAACTATATTTGATGCCTAATGTCAATATTTTACTTGCGGCCGATGCACCTCAGTGTATCAAGTCCTCTCGAGATCTAACAAAATACTTTGTAAAGCTTTTAAACAGCAAACGTGATCGATGAGCGAGTCAATAAAATCGGACGGAcgttttaacaaaaaataagaaaaaaaatcatgctcATGCAAGACCGCTCAACAAAAGTTGGCATATTTTCACTCTTCTGCCGAGGGAGTGACTTGCGCCTAACTGCTCGATTTGCCTTTTGGGCAAATCGGCCACCCTGCGCGAGGATCGGGTCCACGAGGCAGGATTTCGAACCTTGAGTCCCCGTATAGACCATTTCATCAGTTTAGCCATCATTTGAATAGGGTCTCCACTTATAAATTCATCTGCATTTGCGGTTTTAGTTTTATCTATGAGAATTGGTTATATAGCTCTTATGCGAACACGTATCAAATGTATATCTGTAATAATTTTCCTCTTCCATTCACTATCCATAGAAATGATGAAAGGagggctttttcctttttaataacttaatcctttttctttgggtGCGTTGGCTTGGAAGTTTgagctataaaaatttcatttgataTGGGAATTAATGCTCAGCGATTTCTATTGCGCATGCAATGCTCGACGCGCCATTAATAGAGCACATTTCTCACTTGCTGGGATTTACAGTCTAAAGTGCAAGGGTTTTCCAAGTTGAATAGCCTTGTGCACCAAAAACGGAAATTTTAATGCGGAGTTTCGGAAGGAATATCAATCCGCCCATGATAAGTTTGGTGCTCTTTTGCATCGCATGACCTGTGAACGAGAAGATCTTCAATTCCTACCCATACATAAACCAAAGGGGAGCTTCTGACGATTTAATTCCAGTAGAAATTTTTCCAAAGCGTGAGCGACAATCCCCAAAAGCAAGTTCAAAGATTGCCAGAAATGGCAAGAGATAGGGCTGCACCGAGtgcttcttgtgtatatccaaTCGCCTCGTATCGTGCTGTGATGAAGTTGTTTCAAATAGCTTAACCTATAGATCATGTGAGACGGGAGCATGTGCGACGTCGCTACCTCACCGAGCACGTACAGAGAAGTCCCGAGGGGGCAAAAGTACAGATGCAACAACTTCACTTTGCAGGATGGTATGAACAAGAGAGGTTGTTCGAGTACAGAACACGGGGCAAGCGCGTGGTGTTTTATAAGCCCTTGGAATCGGGAAGATCGATCCACCGGAGCTGAATCTCCACTTCTCCACACTCGACATTTCTCAGTCCGAGGCACATGTCTTAGACAACCCGTCCTTCAATCCAGACGATGCAGCTTTCTTCAGTGAGGCGGTTTCGTCTAAGACGTTGCACTCTCGTCATGACAGTGCCGCTGGAAAGGCCTTGCAGATTCATCTCGAGAGCTTCTATGAAAGGTTTTATGTCGAACTCATCATCTCCCGTTCTGTCATCTTCGCTGAACGGGTTGTGATCATAAACAGTCTGCCACGAGGATATATCAACATCTATCTTCCCCTATTCAGGAAAAACTTCAGTAATGCAGAATGGCGCCATCTTAATTTCTTTCAGGTTGACGAATCAAGTGTTCATTACATAACCTAAGCTGGAAATAGGTTCCTAAATGCAAGCTACGATGGGTCACGTTGGAGCTTGCGGAGTTCTTAACAGTGGTAAAATTGGCATTTACTTTATGAGATACTCTCAAATGCGCTAGGCTATTCATATCACGCTGTGGATCCTAAGGGCGATTGGAATGGTGTCAGAACAACCTCGATTCTAGACGAGAAGGAAGTCTAACCATATCAAGAGCTACACTGTCTGCAATGACCGAACTTTGAGAAGACTGATGAGGCAGACTGAAAAATTTGCAGTGAAAGAAACTTGCATGTATATCCTTTGAAAGAATAATAAGCAGGAGAAACATTAACATTACAAATGTGAGACGGGGAGTGAAAAGTGATACGGTTAATAGAAAAGAGGTAACCATTCTTTAAAGAAGCCAAGCCAAGAAAGCAACTGGTCTTGTGCTAAACGACACATACATCACCATTCAGCACCCTAAAGACATGGCCTCTTGTTCGCTTTAATGTCCTTAAAGCGGAAGAGTCAATGAATATGCAACTCACAAGTAAactctttacttttgttttcacACTCCGTTAATGAATGCAGGAAAATTTAAGAGGCATTGGGACTACATCCTTTAATGCAATTCCCTTCGTGCGATATGAAATTTGTATGGACACTCGACATATCTGAACTATTGGTAAGTTGAGATACAAACTAACGAAACCTAATGTAACATGTTTGTAATATGGTTCA
The nucleotide sequence above comes from Eucalyptus grandis isolate ANBG69807.140 chromosome 2, ASM1654582v1, whole genome shotgun sequence. Encoded proteins:
- the LOC108957358 gene encoding uncharacterized protein LOC108957358: MAEIQLGMEQLRLDLEANGKNLADTLKKRSEECEICLKDENKKLNRIYKEINNYQASRDKTRDVFLKFEEEMEKFKESREKENALVVAMRENINEANEYIRMRKQGHEYMRILTKIINS